Proteins encoded in a region of the Equus asinus isolate D_3611 breed Donkey chromosome X, EquAss-T2T_v2, whole genome shotgun sequence genome:
- the FHL1 gene encoding four and a half LIM domains protein 1 isoform X2, with the protein MAEKFDCHYCRDPLQGKKYVQKDGRHCCLKCFDKFCANTCVECRKPIGADAKEVTYKNRYWHDTCFRCAKCLHPLASETFVAKDNKILCNKCTTREDSPKCKGCFKPIVAGDQNVEYKGTVWHKDCFTCSNCKQVIGTGSFFPKGEDFYCVTCHEAKFAKHCVKCNKAITSGGITYQDQPWHAECFVCVTCSKKLAGQRFTAVEDQYYCVDCYKNFVAKKCAGCKNPITGFGKGSSVVAYEGQSWHDYCFHCKKCSVNLANKRFVFHQEQVYCPDCAKKL; encoded by the exons ATGGCTGAGAAGTTTGACTGCCACTACTGCAGGGACCCCCTGCAGGGGAAGAAGTACGTGCAGAAGGATGGCCGCCACTGCTGCCTGAAGTGCTTTGACAAGTTCTGCGCCAACACCTGTGTGGAGTGCCGCAAGCCCATCGGCGCGGACGCCAAG GAGGTGACCTATAAGAACCGCTACTGGCACGATACCTGCTTCCGCTGTGCCAAGTGCCTTCACCCCTTGGCCAGCGAGACCTTTGTGGCCAAGGACAACAAGATCCTGTGCAACAAGTGCACCACTCGGGAGGACTCCCCCAAGTGCAAGGGCTGCTTCAAGCCGATCGTGGCAG GAGATCAAAACGTGGAGTACAAGGGGACCGTGTGGCACAAGGACTGCTTCACCTGCAGCAACTGCAAGCAAGTCATCGGGACTGGAAGCTTCTTCCCTAAAGGGGAGGACTTCTACTGCGTGACTTGCCACGAGGCCAAATTTGCCAAGCACTGCGTGAAGTGCAACAAG GCCATCACATCTGGAGGAATCACTTACCAGGATCAGCCCTGGCATGCCGAGTGCTTTGTGTGTGTTACCTGCTCTAAGAAGCTGGCTGGGCAGCGTTTCACCGCTGTGGAGGACCAGTATTACTGCGTGGATTGCTACAAGAACTTTGTGGCCAAGAAGTGTGCTGGATGCAAGAACCCCATCACTG GGTTTGGTAAAGGCTCCAGTGTGGTGGCCTATGAAGGACAATCCTGGCACGACTACTGCTTCCACTGCAAAAAATGCTCCGTGAATCTGGCCAACAAGCGCTTTGTTTTCCACCAGGAGCAAGTGTATTGCCCCGACTGTGCCAAAAAGCTGTAA
- the FHL1 gene encoding four and a half LIM domains protein 1 isoform X3 has translation MASHRHSGPSSHKVGTMAEKFDCHYCRDPLQGKKYVQKDGRHCCLKCFDKFCANTCVECRKPIGADAKEVTYKNRYWHDTCFRCAKCLHPLASETFVAKDNKILCNKCTTREDSPKCKGCFKPIVAGDQNVEYKGTVWHKDCFTCSNCKQVIGTGSFFPKGEDFYCVTCHEAKFAKHCVKCNKGLVKAPVWWPMKDNPGTTTASTAKNAP, from the exons ATGGCTTCCCACAGACACTCAG GTCCCTCCAGCCACAAGGTGGGCACCATGGCTGAGAAGTTTGACTGCCACTACTGCAGGGACCCCCTGCAGGGGAAGAAGTACGTGCAGAAGGATGGCCGCCACTGCTGCCTGAAGTGCTTTGACAAGTTCTGCGCCAACACCTGTGTGGAGTGCCGCAAGCCCATCGGCGCGGACGCCAAG GAGGTGACCTATAAGAACCGCTACTGGCACGATACCTGCTTCCGCTGTGCCAAGTGCCTTCACCCCTTGGCCAGCGAGACCTTTGTGGCCAAGGACAACAAGATCCTGTGCAACAAGTGCACCACTCGGGAGGACTCCCCCAAGTGCAAGGGCTGCTTCAAGCCGATCGTGGCAG GAGATCAAAACGTGGAGTACAAGGGGACCGTGTGGCACAAGGACTGCTTCACCTGCAGCAACTGCAAGCAAGTCATCGGGACTGGAAGCTTCTTCCCTAAAGGGGAGGACTTCTACTGCGTGACTTGCCACGAGGCCAAATTTGCCAAGCACTGCGTGAAGTGCAACAAG GGTTTGGTAAAGGCTCCAGTGTGGTGGCCTATGAAGGACAATCCTGGCACGACTACTGCTTCCACTGCAAAAAATGCTCCGTGA
- the FHL1 gene encoding four and a half LIM domains protein 1 isoform X4 has product MAEKFDCHYCRDPLQGKKYVQKDGRHCCLKCFDKFCANTCVECRKPIGADAKEVTYKNRYWHDTCFRCAKCLHPLASETFVAKDNKILCNKCTTREDSPKCKGCFKPIVAGDQNVEYKGTVWHKDCFTCSNCKQVIGTGSFFPKGEDFYCVTCHEAKFAKHCVKCNKGLVKAPVWWPMKDNPGTTTASTAKNAP; this is encoded by the exons ATGGCTGAGAAGTTTGACTGCCACTACTGCAGGGACCCCCTGCAGGGGAAGAAGTACGTGCAGAAGGATGGCCGCCACTGCTGCCTGAAGTGCTTTGACAAGTTCTGCGCCAACACCTGTGTGGAGTGCCGCAAGCCCATCGGCGCGGACGCCAAG GAGGTGACCTATAAGAACCGCTACTGGCACGATACCTGCTTCCGCTGTGCCAAGTGCCTTCACCCCTTGGCCAGCGAGACCTTTGTGGCCAAGGACAACAAGATCCTGTGCAACAAGTGCACCACTCGGGAGGACTCCCCCAAGTGCAAGGGCTGCTTCAAGCCGATCGTGGCAG GAGATCAAAACGTGGAGTACAAGGGGACCGTGTGGCACAAGGACTGCTTCACCTGCAGCAACTGCAAGCAAGTCATCGGGACTGGAAGCTTCTTCCCTAAAGGGGAGGACTTCTACTGCGTGACTTGCCACGAGGCCAAATTTGCCAAGCACTGCGTGAAGTGCAACAAG GGTTTGGTAAAGGCTCCAGTGTGGTGGCCTATGAAGGACAATCCTGGCACGACTACTGCTTCCACTGCAAAAAATGCTCCGTGA
- the FHL1 gene encoding four and a half LIM domains protein 1 isoform X5 yields the protein MASHRHSGPSSHKVGTMAEKFDCHYCRDPLQGKKYVQKDGRHCCLKCFDKFCANTCVECRKPIGADAKEVTYKNRYWHDTCFRCAKCLHPLASETFVAKDNKILCNKCTTREDSPKCKGCFKPIVAGDQNVEYKGTVWHKDCFTCSNCKQVIGTGSFFPKGEDFYCVTCHEAKFAKHCVKCNKAITSGGITYQDQPWHAECFVCVTCSKKLAGQRFTAVEDQYYCVDCYKNFVAKKCAGCKNPITGKRTVSRVSHPVSKARKPPVCHGKRLPLTLFPSANLRGRHPGGERTCPSWVVVLYRKNRSLAAPRGPGLVKAPVWWPMKDNPGTTTASTAKNAP from the exons ATGGCTTCCCACAGACACTCAG GTCCCTCCAGCCACAAGGTGGGCACCATGGCTGAGAAGTTTGACTGCCACTACTGCAGGGACCCCCTGCAGGGGAAGAAGTACGTGCAGAAGGATGGCCGCCACTGCTGCCTGAAGTGCTTTGACAAGTTCTGCGCCAACACCTGTGTGGAGTGCCGCAAGCCCATCGGCGCGGACGCCAAG GAGGTGACCTATAAGAACCGCTACTGGCACGATACCTGCTTCCGCTGTGCCAAGTGCCTTCACCCCTTGGCCAGCGAGACCTTTGTGGCCAAGGACAACAAGATCCTGTGCAACAAGTGCACCACTCGGGAGGACTCCCCCAAGTGCAAGGGCTGCTTCAAGCCGATCGTGGCAG GAGATCAAAACGTGGAGTACAAGGGGACCGTGTGGCACAAGGACTGCTTCACCTGCAGCAACTGCAAGCAAGTCATCGGGACTGGAAGCTTCTTCCCTAAAGGGGAGGACTTCTACTGCGTGACTTGCCACGAGGCCAAATTTGCCAAGCACTGCGTGAAGTGCAACAAG GCCATCACATCTGGAGGAATCACTTACCAGGATCAGCCCTGGCATGCCGAGTGCTTTGTGTGTGTTACCTGCTCTAAGAAGCTGGCTGGGCAGCGTTTCACCGCTGTGGAGGACCAGTATTACTGCGTGGATTGCTACAAGAACTTTGTGGCCAAGAAGTGTGCTGGATGCAAGAACCCCATCACTG GGAAAAGGACTGTGTCAAGAGTGAGCCACCCAGTCTCTAAAGCTAGGAAGCCCCCAGTGTGCCACGGGAAACGCTTGCCTCTCACCCTGTTTCCCAGCGCCAACCTCCGGGGCAGGCATCCGGGTGGAGAGAGGACTTGTCCCTCGTGGGTGGTGGTTCTTTATAGAAAAAATCGAAGCTTAGCAGCTCCTCGAGGCCCG GGTTTGGTAAAGGCTCCAGTGTGGTGGCCTATGAAGGACAATCCTGGCACGACTACTGCTTCCACTGCAAAAAATGCTCCGTGA
- the FHL1 gene encoding four and a half LIM domains protein 1 isoform X1, which produces MASHRHSGPSSHKVGTMAEKFDCHYCRDPLQGKKYVQKDGRHCCLKCFDKFCANTCVECRKPIGADAKEVTYKNRYWHDTCFRCAKCLHPLASETFVAKDNKILCNKCTTREDSPKCKGCFKPIVAGDQNVEYKGTVWHKDCFTCSNCKQVIGTGSFFPKGEDFYCVTCHEAKFAKHCVKCNKAITSGGITYQDQPWHAECFVCVTCSKKLAGQRFTAVEDQYYCVDCYKNFVAKKCAGCKNPITGFGKGSSVVAYEGQSWHDYCFHCKKCSVNLANKRFVFHQEQVYCPDCAKKL; this is translated from the exons ATGGCTTCCCACAGACACTCAG GTCCCTCCAGCCACAAGGTGGGCACCATGGCTGAGAAGTTTGACTGCCACTACTGCAGGGACCCCCTGCAGGGGAAGAAGTACGTGCAGAAGGATGGCCGCCACTGCTGCCTGAAGTGCTTTGACAAGTTCTGCGCCAACACCTGTGTGGAGTGCCGCAAGCCCATCGGCGCGGACGCCAAG GAGGTGACCTATAAGAACCGCTACTGGCACGATACCTGCTTCCGCTGTGCCAAGTGCCTTCACCCCTTGGCCAGCGAGACCTTTGTGGCCAAGGACAACAAGATCCTGTGCAACAAGTGCACCACTCGGGAGGACTCCCCCAAGTGCAAGGGCTGCTTCAAGCCGATCGTGGCAG GAGATCAAAACGTGGAGTACAAGGGGACCGTGTGGCACAAGGACTGCTTCACCTGCAGCAACTGCAAGCAAGTCATCGGGACTGGAAGCTTCTTCCCTAAAGGGGAGGACTTCTACTGCGTGACTTGCCACGAGGCCAAATTTGCCAAGCACTGCGTGAAGTGCAACAAG GCCATCACATCTGGAGGAATCACTTACCAGGATCAGCCCTGGCATGCCGAGTGCTTTGTGTGTGTTACCTGCTCTAAGAAGCTGGCTGGGCAGCGTTTCACCGCTGTGGAGGACCAGTATTACTGCGTGGATTGCTACAAGAACTTTGTGGCCAAGAAGTGTGCTGGATGCAAGAACCCCATCACTG GGTTTGGTAAAGGCTCCAGTGTGGTGGCCTATGAAGGACAATCCTGGCACGACTACTGCTTCCACTGCAAAAAATGCTCCGTGAATCTGGCCAACAAGCGCTTTGTTTTCCACCAGGAGCAAGTGTATTGCCCCGACTGTGCCAAAAAGCTGTAA